The genomic segment TCCCCTTTTTTAACTTGCTCAGCATCTTTTTTATTTAAATAAATGCCTGCAGCAAAATCAATTGTGTCTTCTTTTGTTTTTCTACCAGCTCCAAGATCCATGGAAATTAAACCAATTATTTCAGCATCTTGACTATCAACATAACCATCTCTTGATGCTAATATCTCAATTTTATGTTTTGTAGTAAAGTGATTATCATAATTTTCAATAACACTAAAATCTCCATGTTGTGCTTCAATAAAACGTTTTAAATATTTAGCAGCTTCACCAGTTTTTAACTTATTTTTAACATCTAATATAGCTTCTTTAATATCGGTAAATAAACCAACATTAACAAGTGTAACCCCAGCAGCTGTTGTAACAACATCAATTAAATCTTCAGGACCTTTACCTAATAATGTATCATAAGCTTCTTTAACTTCTAATGCATTTCCAATAGCTTTACCTAAGGGTTTATCCATATTTGAAAGAATAACAGAAACTTTTCTTCCATAACCTTCACCAATTGAAATCATTGTTTTAGCTAACTTTTCAGCTTCAGCAATATTTTTCATAAAAGCACCAGTTCCAACTTTAACATCTAATACTAAACTATCAGCTTCAATTGTTAACTTTTTTGACATGATTGATGCAGCAATTAAAGGAATTGAATCAACAGTCCCAGTCACATCTCTTAATGCATACATTTTTTTATCAGCAGGAACAATATCATCTGA from the Entomoplasma ellychniae genome contains:
- a CDS encoding thymidine phosphorylase codes for the protein MGYTFNNLIEKKKHKQQLTTQEIKWLIDSFVKNDVKDYQMSAMGMAIWFNGMSDKEIVDLTKSYVESGFVYDVSEIKGLKADKHSTGGVGDKTSLVLSPILASYGVNVCKMSGRGLGVTGGTIDKLESCPGWTSELNKDEFIQVIKKSHIGLVGQSDDIVPADKKMYALRDVTGTVDSIPLIAASIMSKKLTIEADSLVLDVKVGTGAFMKNIAEAEKLAKTMISIGEGYGRKVSVILSNMDKPLGKAIGNALEVKEAYDTLLGKGPEDLIDVVTTAAGVTLVNVGLFTDIKEAILDVKNKLKTGEAAKYLKRFIEAQHGDFSVIENYDNHFTTKHKIEILASRDGYVDSQDAEIIGLISMDLGAGRKTKEDTIDFAAGIYLNKKDAEQVKKGDLVMTLYTNFDIQDSWIKRAESSFKIIDQPSSILNIYRIMR